A window from Salvelinus fontinalis isolate EN_2023a chromosome 8, ASM2944872v1, whole genome shotgun sequence encodes these proteins:
- the rprm3 gene encoding reprimo, TP53 dependent G2 arrest mediator homolog 3: protein MDVAGKILNKTVSEEEHSGFDTVRVCCNVSAAAVITDFGFGASRPEEHDLFIMRVVQIAVLCVLSLTVIFGIFFLGCNLLIKTESMISLFVEDRRPSTDNDMIMVAS from the coding sequence ATGGATGTCGCCGGGAAAATACTGAATAAAACAGTGTCCGAAGAAGAGCACTCTGGATTTGACACTGTGCGTGTATGCTGCAACGTTTCAGCAGCAGCAGTTATCACCGACTTTGGATTCGGTGCGTCTCGTCCAGAGGAACATGACCTCTTCATAATGCGTGTGGTGCAGATCGCGGTCCTGTGCGTATTGTCACTCACTGTGATTTTTGGCATATTTTTCCTTGGTTGCAATCTTCTAATTAAAACAGAAAGTATGATCAGTCTTTTTGTAGAAGACCGGAGACCGTCTACGGACAATGATATGATCATGGTTGCCTCATAG
- the LOC129860711 gene encoding probable nuclear hormone receptor HR38, producing the protein MNNVPTHGAQPYENSLYNSESLSLDLTPRLAMDVSSHADQLSAPSLTSINSLVGTYAGEFNACQIATAPTTASDPEPLFKMDDFQVYGCYPGTLALSYFDEALSSGGSDFFGSPVSAQSPCTPGFQTQPASVWDSAFGPYSPNPGSWVADKTALTQPSSFFTFCPGSVEDLSPLGQPQPQLAEQDPFSLGQQHPSPLSFSSLTQDPGTLDVSGLIEGRMSVKPHSPTENEGLCAVCGDHASCQHYGVRTCEGCKGFFKRTVQKKSKYVCLANKDCPVDKRRRNRCQFCRFQKCLAVGMVKEVVRTDSLKGRRGRLPSKPKAVQCLSSAVSRVDIIASLVREYIESNSGVGKLDYSKYQETVASLSEKEDTCDIKQFYNLLTESMDVIRKWAESIPGFTSFCSEDQELLLESAFLELFILRLAYRSNPETDKLIFCNGMVLHRMQCIRGFGDWIDSIMKFSQSLHRMNLDVSSFSCLTTLVIITDRHGLKDPKRVEEFQSQLITCLRDHVSSCAPDSSGPNYLSRLLGKLPELRTLCTQGLQRIFYLKLEDLVPPPPIVDRMTMDVLPL; encoded by the exons ATGAATAATGTCCCCACACATGGAGCTCAGCCTTATGAGAACAGCCTCTACAACTCAGAGTCTCTGAGCCTGGACCTTACCCCCAGGTTAGCTATGGATGTGAGTAGTCATGCGGACCagctctctgccccttccctgaCTAGCATCAACTCCCTGGTGGGCACTTACGCTGGTGAGTTTAATGCCTGTCAGATTGCCACAGCTCCTACCACCGCCTCGGACCCTGAGCCGCTCTTCAAAATGGATGACTTCCAGGTTTACGGCTGCTACCCTGGCACCTTGGCCCTGAGCTACTTCGACGAAGCCCTGTCTTCTGGTGGCTCTGACTTTTTCGGCAGCCCTGTGTCAGCCCAGTCTCCCTGTACTCCAGGTTTCCAGACCCAGCCTGCGTCAGTTTGGGACTCGGCCTTCGGTCCATACTCTCCCAACCCGGGCAGCTGGGTGGCTGATAAGACTGCATTAACACAGCCATCCTCTTTCTTCACCTTCTGTCCCGGCTCAGTGGAGGATCTGTCTCCTCTGGGCCAGCCACAGCCCCAGCTGGCTGAGCAGGACCCCTTCTCTCTGGGCCAGCAGCACCCCTCCCCCCTGTCCTTCTCCTCTCTAACCCAGGATCCAGGCACCCTAGATGTCTCAGGCCTCATTGAAGGGAGAATGTCTGTGAAACCGCACAGCCCTACTGAAAACGAGGGTCTCTGTGCTGTTTGTGGGGACCATGCCTCCTGCCAGCACTATGGGGTTCGCACATGTGAGGGCTGCAAAGGTTTTTTCAAG CGTACTGTACAGAAAAAATCTAAATACGTGTGCCTTGCCAACAAGGACTGTCCAGTTGACAAGCGGCGACGGAACCGCTGTCAATTCTGTCGTTTCCAGAAGTGCCTGGCAGTAGGCATGGTGAAAGAAG tTGTGAGAACAGATAGCTTAAAAGGTCGAAGAGGTCGTCTGCCCTCCAAGCCAAAAGCAGTCCAGTGCCTATCGTCTGCTGTGTCTCGAGTCGACATCATTGCCTCTCTTGTGAGAGAATACATTGAATCAAACTCTGGTGTTGGGAAACTGGACTACTCCAAG TACCAGGAGACTGTGGCCAGTCTGTCAGAGAAAGAGGACACTTGTGACATCAAACAGTTCTACAACCTCCTCACGGAGTCCATGGACGTGATCAGAAAGTGGGCTGAGAGCATCCCTGGGTTCACCTCCTTCTGCTCCGAGGACCAGGAGCTGCTACTAGAGTCAGCCTTCTTAGAACTGTTCATCTTGCGACTAGCATACAG GTCCAACCCTGAGACGGACAAGCTGATCTTCTGCAATGGCATGGTGCTTCACCGGATGCAGTGTATACGGGGCTTCGGTGACTGGATAGACTCCATCATGAAGTTCTCCCAGAGCCTCCACCGCATGAACCTGGACGTGTCATCCTTCTCCTGCCTCACAACTCTGGTCATAATCACTG ACCGCCACGGCCTGAAGGATCCAAAGCGGGTGGAGGAGTTCCAGAGCCAGCTAATCACCTGTCTCAGAGATCACGTCTCCAGCTGCGCCCCCGACTCCAGTGGGCCCAACTACCTCTCCCGCCTTCTGGGAAAACTGCCCGAGCTACGGACTCTCTGCACCCAGGGCCTGCAACGCATCTTCTATCTCAAGCTTGAGGACTTGGTCCCACCACCCCCCATAGTTGACAGAATGACCATGGATGTTCTGCCTTTATGA